In one Acomys russatus chromosome X, mAcoRus1.1, whole genome shotgun sequence genomic region, the following are encoded:
- the LOC127184942 gene encoding signal peptidase complex subunit 3 → MNTLLSRANSLFAFTLSVMAALTLGCILTTAFKDRSAPVRLHVSRILLKKVEDFTGPRKRSDLGFITFHISADLEKTFDWNVKQLFLYLSAEYSTKSNAVNQVVLWDKILLRGENPKLNLKDVKSKYFFFDDGHGLKGNRNVTLTLSWQVIPIAGILPLVTGSGRVSVPFPDSYEIATTF, encoded by the coding sequence ATGAACACCCTGCTGTCGCGGGCGAACTCGCTGTTCGCCTTCACGCTGAGCGTCATGGCGGCGCTCACCTTGGGCTGCATCCTCACCACCGCCTTCAAAGACAGGAGCGCGCCAGTGCGCCTGCATGTCTCCAGGATCCTGCTCAAAAAAGTGGAAGACTTCACTGGACCCAGAAAGAGAAGCGACCTGGGCTTCATCACGTTCCACATCTCTGCGGACCTGGAGAAGACCTTCGACTGGAACGTCAAGCAGCTCTTCCTTTATCTGTCGGCAGAATATTCCACCAAGAGCAACGCCGTGAACCAGGTGGTCCTCTGGGACAAGATCCTTCTGCGAGGCGAGAACCCCAAGCTGAACCTGAAAGATGTCAAAAGCAAGTATTTCTTCTTTGACGACGGACACGGGCTCAAGGGAAACAGGAATGTCACTTTGACTCTGTCCTGGCAAGTTATTCCCATTGCTGGGATTCTGCCTCTAGTGACTGGATCAGGACGGGTGTCTGTCCCGTTTCCAGATTCCTATGAAATAGCCACGACTTTTTGa